The following are encoded in a window of Fusarium falciforme chromosome 11, complete sequence genomic DNA:
- a CDS encoding Catalase-peroxidase: MAESKCPVAHTVPNVAGQGTQRRDWWPDSLKTNILRQHTNVTNPRGENFDYAAAFKTLDYESLKKDLRELMTDSQEYWPADFGHYGGLFIRMSWHSVGTYRVFDGRGGGRQGQQRFAPLNSWPDNVSLDKARRLLWPIKQKYGNKISWADLIVLTGNVALESMGFKTIGFAGGREDTWEADESTYYLSLQQCNDVRYSDGHPGTAKAGAIDSDETPHKDIHKRKLEEPLGAAHMGLIYVNPEGPDGNPDPVAAARDIRDTFSRMAMNDEETVALIAGGHSFGKTHGAGSSDHVGPEPEAAGLEAQGLGWANSYKSGKGPDTTTSGLEVTWTKTPTKWSNNFFEYLFKFEWELTKSPAGAHQWVAKDAPEIIPHAYDPNKKQRPTMLTTDLSLRFDPEYEKISRRFLNNFEEFSEVFAKAWFKLTHRDMGPVSRYLGPEVPKESFLWQDPVPEVDFKLVDEGDVAAIKTEILKSGLSATQLASTAWASASTFRGSDLRGGANGARIRLEPQKNWEVNNPAQLSKVLSVLEGIQQKFNNAQPTGKRISLADVIVLAGSAGVEKAAKDAGFFVSVPFTPGRTDATQEQTDIQSVNHLKPSVDGFRNYGQSTPRVKLEHLLIDRAQLLTLSLPELTALIGGLRALNANWDGSSHGIFTDRPGALTNDFFVNLLDMGTVWKPVGDGDLFEGSDRKTGAKKWTGTRVDLVFGSHAELRALSEVYAEAGGDEKLVKDFVAAWVKVMNLDRFDIGKAPTLNVSPRL, from the exons ATGGCCGAATCCAAGTGCCCCGTTGCCCACACCGTCCCCAATGTCGCCGGACAAGGAACCCAGCGACGCGACTGGTGGCCCGATTCTCTCAAGACCAACATCTTGAGACAACACACGAACGTCACCAACCCCCGAGGCGAGAACTTCGACTATGCTGCCGCTTTCAAGACTCTCGACTATGAGAGTCTCAAGAAGGACCTGCGAGAGCTTATGACCGACTCGCAGGAGTACTGGCCTGCTGATTTCGGCCACTATGGTGGTCTCTTCATCCGAATGTCGTGGCACAGCGTCGGTACCTACCGAGTGTTTGATGGTCGTGGTGGAGGCCGACAG GGACAACAACGATTCGCTCCCCTCAACAGCTGGCCTGACAATGTCTCTCTCGATAAGGCCCGTCGCCTGCTCTGGCCGATCAAGCAGAAGTATGGAAACAAGATCTCCTGGGCGGATCTGATTGTCCTCACCGGCAACGTTGCTCTTGAGTCCATGGGCTTCAAGACCATCGGCTTCGCCGGTGGCCGCGAGGATACATGGGAAGCGGACGAAtcgacttattatttaagtttacAACAGT GCAATGACGTTCGCTACTCCGACGGTCATCCTGGCACAGCGAAGGCTGGCGCCATTGATTCTGATGAGACCCCACATAAAGATATTCACAAGCGCAAGCTGGAGGAACCTCTAGGCGCAGCCC ACATGGGACTTATCTACGTGAACCCTGAAGGACCTGATGGTAATCCTGatcctgttgctgctgctcgagaCATTCGTGATACATTTAGCCGCATGGCCATGAACGATGAGGAGACCGTTGCTCTCATTGCCGGAGGCCACTCTTTCGGCAAGACCCACGGAGCAGGTTCCTCCGATCACGTCGGTCCCGAGCCCGAGGCTGCAGGCCTTGAGGCGCAGGGCCTCGGCTGGGCCAACTCTTACAAGTCCGGAAAGGGTCccgacaccaccaccagtGGACTCGAGGTGACCTGGACCAAGACTCCCACTAAGTGGAGCAACAACTTCTTCGAGTACCTCTTCAAGTTTGAGTGGGAGCTCACCAAGAGTCCCGCCGGTGCTCACCAGTGGGTGGCCAAGGATGCTCCCGAGATCATCCCCCATGCCTACGACCCCAACAAGAAGCAGCGCCCTACCATGCTGACCACCGATCTTTCTCTCCGATTCGATCCCGAGTATGAGAAGATCTCCCGACGCTTCCTCAACAACTTTGAGGAGTTCTCCGAGGTCTTTGCCAAGGCTTGGTTCAAGCTTACCCACCGTGATATGGGTCCCGTGTCGCGCTACCTCGGCCCCGAGGTTCCTAAGGAGAGCTTCTTGTGGCAGGACCCCGTTCCCGAGGTCGACTTTAAGCTGGTCGATGAGGGTGACGTCGCCGCCATCAAGACCGAGATCCTCAAGTCCGGCTTGAGTGCCACCCAGCTGGCCTCTACTGCCTGGGCCTCTGCCTCCACCTTCCGAGGCAGTGACCTTCGCGGCGGTGCCAACGGCGCCCGCATCCGCCTTGAGCCCCAGAAGAACTGGGAGGTCAACAACCCTGCCCAGCTTAGCAAGGTCCTCAGCGTCCTTGAGGGCATCCAGCAGAAGTTCAACAACGCTCAGCCCACCGGCAAGCGTATCTCTCTTGCTGATGTCATTGTCCTCGCTGGTTCCGCCGGTGTtgagaaggctgccaaggaTGCTGGCTTCTTTGTCTCCGTCCCCTTCACTCCCGGCCGCACCGATGCTACTCAGGAGCAGACCGACATCCAGTCCGTCAACCACCTCAAGCCCTCCGTCGATGGCTTCCGAAACTACGGACAGTCGACACCGCGTGTCAAGCTTGAGCACCTGCTCATTGACCGTGCTCAGCTTCTGACTCTGTCCCTACCCGAGCTGACTGCCCTCATCGGTGGTCTCCGAGCCCTCAACGCTAACTGGGATGGCTCTTCCCACGGTATCTTCACCGACCGCCCCGGTGCCCTCACCAACGACTTCTtcgtcaacctcctcgacatgGGCACCGTCTGGAAGCCCGTCGGCGACGGCGACCTCTTCGAGGGCTCCGACCGCAAGACCGGAGCCAAGAAGTGGACCGGTACCCGCGTCGACCTCGTCTTCGGCTCTCACGCCGAGCTCCGCGCTCTGTCTGAGGTGTACGCCGAGGCTGGCGGTGATGAGAAGCTGGTCAAGGATTTCGTCGCTGCTTGGGTCAAGGTGATGAACCTGGACCGATTCGACATTGGCAAGGCGCCTACGCTGAACGTGTCTCCTCGTCTGTAA
- a CDS encoding Amb-all domain-containing protein codes for MNLKLFLFYFFAGLALAFPSDYLKLATWGLEGYAKDNPIGPTTGGKGGKTVFVSTAEQLVAAVAGTDPKIVRVKGKITLPARLKVGSNTSLIGVGASAHITGKGVDVFNGDNVILQNLKISHILDNDCITIRNSTRVWVDHNEFFSDISYGPDHYDGQVDIIRASDFVTVSWNYFHDHWKSSLVGNDATFRDLDFGHLHITYHHNYWRNMGTRGPAGRFGHQHIYNNLYEDFLYQAIHSRSDNQVLVEGNVFRGNTSEALSTYGLVIPMDSPNTCTCGDEELDGYANLGAKNDWGSAGVNITQKGTFYKADYKYKLTPLKLVPTVCKLGAGVGRIFK; via the exons ATGAATCTGAAATTGTTTCTCTTCTACTTCTTTGCGGGCCTAGCCCTTGCCTTCCCTTCAGACTACCTCAAGTTGGCCACTTGGGGACTTGAAGGGTATGCCAAAGACAATCCCATCGGTCCTACCACCGGAGGAAAAGGTGGCAAGACAGTCTTTGTGTCTACTGCCGAACAGCTCGTTGCTGCCGTTGCTGGCACCGATCCCAAGATCGTCAgggtcaagggcaagatcaCTCTGCCTGCGCGTCTTAAGGTCGGCTCCAACACGTCCCTTATTGGCGTCGGCGCGTCTGCCCATATCACAGGAAAGGGTGTCGATGTTTTTAATGGCGACAACGTCATTCTTCAGAACCTCAAGATCAGCCATATCCTCGACAATGATTGCATCACCATCCGGAACAGCACCCGCGTCTGGGTTGACCACAATGAGTTCTTCTCTGACATCAGCTACGGACCCGACCACTAT GACGGACAAGTCGACATCATTCGGGCCTCAGACTTTGTCACAGTGTCATGGAACTACTTCCACGATCACTGGAAGTCCTCCCTGGTGGGCAACGACGCGACCTTCCGAGATCTCGACTTCGGCCATCTCCACATCACATACCACCACAACTATTGGCGAAACATGGGCACTAGGGGTCCTGCCGGGCGTTTTGGCCACCAACACA TCTACAACAACCTCTACGAAGACTTTCTGTATCAGGCCATCCACAGCCGATCCGATAACCAG GTTCTCGTTGAGGGCAATGTCTTCCGAGGTAACACGAGTGAAGCCCTGAGCACATACGGCCTGGTAATTCCTATGGATTCCCCTAACACATGCACTTGCGGTGACGAGGAGCTCGATGGATATGCCAATCTTGGAGCCA AAAACGACTGGGGCTCAGCTGGTGTCAACATTACGCAGAAGGGCACCTTTTACAAGGCCGACTACAAGTACAAGTTGACTCCTCTCAAGCTTGTCCCAACTGTGTGCAAGCTCGGTGCCGGTGTTGGCAGGATCTTCAAGTGA
- a CDS encoding HET domain-containing protein codes for MSASFSITDLNPRRVFESLCQKCQAFSSAFNRGYTSSKDPHPFDHHENFLSLQASADAGCPLCQLMWQYVVWDCQLSEPFQNLLMTEWRYEGFSIKVRLTTTCPSSNIFPAYETPPELLALGIEIPPPSYRDVGIPTIELVQEYLQEMKTISIKESMPGPQNEDLKELIRAEVWPWIRNCQSQHPQCAASVAAVAPTRLIDVGLDGDDMVKLIQTDQKALEYIALSYCWGKGTANSKARTTSKNLQSRLSGIWIKDLPASIRDAITITRLMGVKYIWIDAICIVQSDGPNDLGDWATEAGRMGDYYSGSLCCIAASCANSSTEGFLRPRPLGRFKIKPIPVPFKDENGQQRYVWAQLRPTLVSSRWTSRVRHPLMERGWCLQERVLSRRVLHWTLSGLFKECRMTHPLIESDQPREMEKELVRHHILSLSKREALGEAWCELVRDYSNMKLSFASDRMVAISGVATLLSRKHHDDYFYGAFRSSLAECLLWWSSEDSNTEYPGWSWFSVMKNIDFPTLSIANTRMEQDTRQSLIRQVLPNPFPKSHGLTSPGSHLEQTLEIEAPLIELELAEKMVPYHLQVKIPGTSRLFAGWDCLYQGRPVEGKVYGSGGAVDVLLLLGGREYNGLVLTKKTEQEWERAGIITIRSDDETAVQCVDGFIKKVVLV; via the exons ATGTCGGCATCCTTTTCAATAACCGATTTAAACCCTCGCCGCGTGTTTGAATCATTGTGCCAGAAATGCCAAGCGTTCTCTTCCGCATTCAACAGAGGTTATACCTCATCAAAAGACCCTCACCCCTTTGACCACCATGAAAATTTTCTATCGCTACAAGCTTCTGCTGATGCGGGATGTCCACTCTGCCAGTTGATGTGGCAGTACGTCGTTTGGGACTGCCAACTGAGCGAACCGTTTCAGAACCTACTCATGACAGAATGGCGGTATGAGGGATTCAGCATAAAAGTCAGATTAACAACTACCTGCCCTTCTTCCAACATATTCCCTGCTTATGAAACCCCTCCTGAACTACTTGCTCTTGGCATTGAAATTCCCCCGCCTTCCTATCGCGACGTAGGCATTCCCACCATCGAATTGGTTCAAGAATATCTTCAGGAGATGAAAACAATCTCAATCAAGG AATCAATGCCTGGTCCTCAGAATGAGGACTTGAAGGAGCTTATTCGAGCGGAAGTTTGGCCATGGATCCGGAATTGCCAGTCTCAACATCCGCAGTGCGCGGCATCGGTGGCAGCCGTGGCCCCTACAAGGCTCATCGATGTTGGCCTGGACGGTGACGACATGGTAAAGCTGATCCAAACAGACCAGAAAGCTCTTGAGTACATCGCTTTGAGTTACTGCTGGGGAAAGGGAACAGCGAACAGCAAAGCAAGAACGACGTCGAAGAACCTACAATCTCGCCTGAGCGGAATCTGGATCAAAGATCTCCCAGCCTCCATTCGAGATGCCATTACCATCACCAGACTGATGGGAGTCAAGTACATTTGGATCGATGCTATCTGCATTGTTCAATCAGATGGACCGAACGACCTGGGGGACTGGGCGACTGAAGCGGGAAGGATGGGCGATTACTACTCTGGTTCTCTATGTTGCATTGCTGCTTCTTGTGCCAACAGTAGCACTGAAGGCTTTCTGAGACCGAGACCACTCGGCCGGTTCAAGATCAAACCAATTCCAGTACCATTCAAGGACGAGAATGGCCAGCAGAGGTATGTGTGGGCTCAGCTCCGGCCTACCTTGGTTAGCTCTCGCTGGACCTCCCGAGTCAGACACCCCCTGATGGAGCGCGGATGGTGCCTCCAGGAGAGGGTGCTATCCCGTCGAGTGTTGCACTGGACTTTGAGTGGTTTGTTCAAGGAGTGTCGAATGACGCACCCTCTTATTGAGAGTGACCAACCAAGGGAGATGGAAAAGGAACTCGTTAGGCACCATATTCTATCACTGAGTAAGAGGGAGGCTCTTGGAGAAGCATGGTGCGAACTGGTTCGCGACTACTCGAATATGAAGCTATCCTTTGCCTCGGATAGGATGGTGGCCATCTCGGGAGTTGCAACTTTGCTTTCCCGAAAGCATCACGACGACTACTTTTACGGCGCATTCAGATCAAGCTTGGCAGAATGTCTTCTCTGGTGGTCAAGTGAAGACTCAAACACCGAGTATCCGGGCTGGTCTTGGTTCTCAGTCATGAAGAATATCGATTTCCCAACATTGTCGATAGCCAACACTCGGATGGAGCAAGATACCAGGCAATCACTGATTCGCCAGGTTCTTCCAAACCCTTTCCCAAAGAGCCATGGCCTGACAAGCCCAGGAAGCCATTTGGAACAGACACTGGAGATTGAAGCGCCCCTGATTGAACTCGAACTGGCTGAAAAGATGGTACCTTACCACTTACAAGTGAAAATTCCGGGTACAAGCCGGCTATTTGCAGGATGGGATTGTTTGTACCAGGGAAGGCCCGTGGAAGGAAAAGTTTACGGGAGTGGTGGTGCTGTTGACGTGCTGCTCTTGCTGGGAGGCAGAGAGTACAACGGACTTGTCTTGACCAAGAAGACGGAGCAAGAATGGGAAAGAGCCGGTATAATCACTATAAGGTCGGACGACGAGACTGCAGTGCAATGTGTGGATGGGTTCATCAAGAAGGTTGTTCTAGTGTAG
- a CDS encoding Carboxylic ester hydrolase has protein sequence MATGGSGISAGDEINLVIPAAQGYAAGFTDAGLTLNNTIDSQTTQWFLKNDSTVNEVLLENFAHRSVHDLAVIGKAAVKAFYGKQPAYSYYSGCSQGGRQGYFAAEKYPEDFDGILANAPAINAPQLSPAEFWPSVLMANIVVPPQCVFRAYQDAIVEACDALDGARDGLISAPEKCHYDTSKLVSKKIECTETDSTVVITKEHAELVAKILEGPVDPNGKTLWYGTPPGADFDGLANTTTVNGSIVPVPFVTAEAWFKYAIAQDLSLDTSKLSLSDFFHLFKQSVDRLTDSLGSDNPDLTGFKNAGGKLLSWHGMADLLIMHGGTVLYWNKLRQRASSQGELDSFYRLFLAPGAGHCFGGVGPNPTEPLSALVDWVERGISPETLFAEATMSGKSVSRNLCPYPSTLRYDGKGDVNSAKSFTCSQR, from the coding sequence ATGGCGACAGGCGGGTCAGGAATTTCTGCTGGCGATGAGATAAACCTTGTTATACCAGCGGCCCAGGGCTACGCGGCTGGATTCACAGACGCAGGCCTGACGCTCAACAACACTATTGACTCTCAGACCACCCAATGGTTCCTTAAAAACGATAGTACAGTCAACGAAGTGTTGCTGGAGAACTTTGCGCATAGATCCGTGCACGACTTGGCCGTTATCGGAAAAGCCGCAGTCAAGGCATTCTACGGAAAACAGCCTGCGTACTCCTACTACTCGGGCTGTTCTCAAGGCGGTCGACAAGGTTACTTCGCAGCTGAGAAATACCCCGAGGATTTTGACGGCATTCTGGCCAACGCTCCAGCCATCAACGCCCCTCAACTCTCGCCTGCAGAATTCTGGCCTTCAGTATTGATGGCCAACATTGTCGTGCCACCTCAGTGCGTGTTTAGGGCATACCAAGACGCCATTGTCGAAGCATGCGATGCACTAGATGGAGCTCGTGATGGTCTCATCTCTGCTCCTGAGAAGTGTCACTACGATACCTCGAAACTTGTGTCGAAGAAGATCGAGTGCACCGAGACAGACAGCACAGTTGTCATCACCAAAGAGCATGCTGAGCTGGTGGCCAAAATTCTCGAAGGCCCCGTTGATCCCAACGGCAAGACACTCTGGTACGGAACTCCCCCTGGGGCCGACTTTGATGGTTTAGCCAACACGACAACTGTCAACGGCTCAATTGTTCCTGTCCCATTTGTCACAGCCGAAGCATGGTTCAAGTACGCCATTGCCCAAGATCTCTCCCTCGATACGTCCAAGCTGTCCTTGTCGGATTTCTTTCACTTGTTCAAGCAGTCAGTTGATCGACTGACTGACTCGCTGGGATCGGACAACCCCGATCTCACGGGGTTCAAAAACGCAGGCGGCAAGCTTCTCTCATGGCACGGCATGGCTGATCTTCTAATCATGCACGGTGGCACAGTACTCTACTGGAATAAGCTGCGCCAAAGGGCCAGCAGCCAGGGCGAGCTGGATAGTTTCTACCGTTTATTTCTGGCCCCAGGAGCAGGGCATTGTTTCGGGGGCGTTGGGCCCAATCCAACGGAACCACTTTCTGCTCTTGTGGATTGGGTTGAGAGGGGAATCAGCCCTGAAACACTCTTTGCAGAAGCAACCATGAGTGGCAAGTCTGTCAGCCGTAATCTGTGCCCGTATCCAAGCACTTTGCGATATGACGGGAAAGGGGATGTGAATTCTGCCAAGAGCTTTACCTGTTCTCAGCGATAG
- a CDS encoding Aminotran-1-2 domain-containing protein, producing MASSKANLSTRGDMFATPTSKIPLLDVVCDLWHPETNPGGYVSLGVAENTLMHEEVIEHMTKNFGIDSHSLTYGDGFSGSHRLRDTIARFVNRNFNPHEPVTKNQLLITSGVGQAIEVSGFSICDKGDGVLLARPHYGNFPIDLGYRVEAKIIGVSFEETDPFGLETVEVYEKALADAQARGIRVKALLLCNPHNPLGRCYTREVIEAYMRFCQRHSLHLISDEIYALSVWKNPEFPDAPEFTSVLAINTDGIIDRNLIHLFWGMSKDFGSNGIRLGCVISRNEAFIRACEANSYFTCPSSLSDLATSRILSDDAFVESLTKTNRLRLAENYIMTSKFLERHQIPYKKGSNAGLFIWVDLFAPIQAQVSTALKKQGDIHSEKTLRDLQLKLYTTLLKHRIFLALGADFGGDVPGWFRIVFAHKKTYLQLGLDRMIKAVEVFRRELETGVGVDTVTTKLESVEV from the exons ATGGCATCTTCAAAGGCAAACCTTTCTACCAGGGGCGACATGTTTGCTACCCCAACCAGCAAGATCCCGCTGTTGGATGTGGTTTGCGACTTGTGGCACCCGGAGACCAACCCTGGCGGATATGTTAGTCTCGGTGTTGCCGAGAAC ACTTTGATGCACGAGGAGGTCATCGAGCACATGACCAAGAAC TTTGGCATCGACAGTCATTCTCTGACTTATGGTGACGGTTTCTCTGGCTCTCATCGCCTTCGAGACACGATCGCGAGATTTGTCAATCGTAATTTTAACCCTCATGAGCCTGTCACTAAGAACCAGCTCCTCATTACCTCTGGTGTGGGCCAGGCAATCGAGGTAAGCGGCTTCTCAATCTGCGACAAAGGTGACGGTGTCTTGCTTGCCCGCCCACATTATGGAAACTTTCCTATTGATTTGGGCTACCGAGTTGA GGCCAAAATCATTGGCGTCTCCTTTGAAGAAACGGATCCGTTCGGCCTAGAGACAGTCGAGGTCTATGAGAAGGCTCTTGCGGATGCCCAAGCAAGGGGAATTCGAGTCAAggcccttcttctctgcaACCCGCATAATCCCCTGG gTCGTTGCTATACCCGAGAGGTCATTGAGGCGTACATGAGATTCTGCCAGAGGCACAGTCTCCATCTTATCAGTGATGAGATTTATGCTCTGTCAGTTTGGAAGAACCCAGAGTTCCCTGATGCACCCGAGTTCACGTCGGTCCTAGCTATCAATACCGATGGCATTATTGATCGAAACCTGATCCATCTCTTTTGGGGAATGAGCAAG GATTTTGGGTCCAACGGAATCAGACTTGGATGTGTCATCAGTCGAAACGAGGCCTTCATTCGTGCTTGCGAAGCAAACTCCTACTTCACTTGTCCGTCATCTCTATCTGACCTGGCTACCTCGCGTATTCTCTCCGACGACGCCTTTGTTGAATCCCTCACCAAGACGAACCGGTTACGGCTAGCCGAGAACTACATCATGACGTCCAAGTTTCTAGAACGTCACCAGATTCCGTACAAGAAGGGTTCCAACGCTGGCTTGTTCATCTGGGTTGATTTGTTTGCTCCCATCCAGGCACAAGTTTCCACTGCCCTGAAGAAGCAGGGAGACATTCATTCTGAGAAGACGTTGAGAGATCTCCAGTTAAAACTCTACACGACTCTACTGAAGCATAGAATCTTTCTCGCACTCGGAGCCGACTTTGGGGGCGATGTACCTGGTTGGTTTCGCATCGTCTTTGCTCACAAAAAGACGTATCTGCAGCTGGGGTTGGACCGCATGATTAAAGCAGTTGAAGTATTCCGCCGTGAGCTTGAGACAGGTGTAGGTGTGGACACTGTCACTACAAAGCTCGAGAGTGTGGAGGTGTAG
- a CDS encoding DLH domain-containing protein has translation MSSPTKVYFPSFELQICGEFYEPLEGSEHRNGAAIVVSHPMTGVKEQTAADYARALSKEGFAVLTFDAGYQGESSGKPRGLEDPHQRVEDNKAAVTYLTTLKNKVDQERIGVLGICASGGYTSYAAQSDSRIKALATVSAACVGRMTRNGGLYEHNKESQTAIEAALEGAGKWRTTHANGSQDDAPPMFETDLAKIPDEADPFFKDAAQYYGTKRGHHERSDQRVPLSSYDLMVSYDSFNFQHLISPRPLLMIAGSEAQTHHFSKNAVAAAKDPKELVTIKGKNHFDLYDDLSETVPKLVEFFAEALCRRL, from the coding sequence ATGTCCTCACCTACCAAAGTCTACTTCCCATCGTTTGAGCTGCAAATCTGCGGCGAGTTCTATGAACCTCTCGAGGGATCGGAACACCGCAATGGAGCCGCTATTGTCGTTAGCCATCCGATGACTGGAGTCAAAGAGCAGACGGCTGCCGACTATGCCCGCGCCCTATCCAAAGAAGGCTTCGCTGTCCTGACCTTCGATGCTGGTTATCAGGGCGAAAGTTCTGGTAAGCCCCGCGGTCTTGAAGATCCTCACCAGAGGGTTGAAGACAACAAGGCCGCGGTTACGTATTTGACGACTTTGAAAAACAAGGTCGATCAGGAACGTATTGGTGTCCTTGGAATCTGTGCGTCGGGCGGCTACACTTCCTACGCTGCACAGTCAGACAGTCGCATCAAGGCTTTGGCAACCGTCAGCGCTGCCTGTGTTGGTAGGATGACGCGAAATGGAGGCCTCTATGAGCACAACAAAGAAAGTCAGACGGCCATCGAAGCAGCTCTCGAAGGGGCTGGGAAATGGCGCACAACTCACGCCAACGGATCTCAAGATGATGCACCTCCCATGTTTGAGACGGACTTGGCAAAGATACCCGACGAGGCCGATCCCTTCTTCAAGGATGCGGCTCAGTATTACGGCACCAAGAGAGGACACCACGAGAGATCGGATCAAAGGGTTCCTCTTTCGAGTTACGATCTGATGGTCAGCTATGACTCGTTCAACTTTCAGcatctcatctctcctcGGCCTTTGCTCATGATTGCGGGGTCAGAGGCGCAGACGCACCACTTTAGCAAGAATGCTGTCGCGGCTGCCAAGGATCCCAAGGAGCTGGTGACTATAAAGGGGAAGAATCATTTTGATTTGTATGATGATCTTTCAGAGACGGTGCCGAAACTTGTCGAGTTCTTTGCAGAGGCTCTGTGTAGGCGTCTGTGA
- a CDS encoding uncharacterized protein (Expressed protein) gives MSSVKIIITPPTPLEAEDPFRRRPQVTPLPDVPEKLPLESGDDTEKTDNGRPTIDPTEKEVYVTRPDVEESEKEVYEPRTTILYADAAEKEVYHPAQSQEVIVDEKEVYDPQEATHQASIDTSEKEVYHFETEAHRVDTGKEVYDGSAQMQMVIHPGKDAYGPEPTQPPSKHSQPEPKSSSPQSEYSQSQVSYSQPNSPAYSQPQTESSNQSTPEPDEAQTQSGPKGRFKKLHQTVVNKHKKAWETLTDQSNAIINEQIAWIEKTQTDVTNSIVTGATTRYARLEKGTTTRYARLEKGTTDRYNRVEQSINGQMVRAGQCVNNYARIKDSIPGLKQKPQASTETEKPK, from the coding sequence ATGTCCAGCGTCAAGATTATTATCACTCCTCCGACACCTTTGGAGGCTGAAGATCCTTTTCGTCGTCGGCCTCAGGTCACTCCACTACCCGATGTCCCTGAGAAGTTGCCACTGGAGTCTGGCGATGACACAGAGAAAACAGACAATGGGAGGCCAACCATTGATCCGACAGAGAAAGAGGTCTATGTGACTCGACCAGATGTCGAAGAATCCGAAAAAGAAGTCTACGAGCCCAGGACAACAATATTATATGCCGACGCGGCCGAGAAAGAGGTTTATCACCCGGCCCAATCTCAAGAGGTTATCGTAGATGAGAAAGAAGTCTACGATCCCCAAGAAGCGACTCATCAGGCTTCTATCGATACATCTGAGAAGGAGGTGTATCACTTTGAGACGGAAGCCCATCGCGTCGATACCGGGAAGGAGGTCTATGATGGGAGCGCGCAGATGCAAATGGTGATACATCCTGGTAAGGATGCCTACGGCCCCGAGCCTACTCAACCTCCATCCAAACACTCTCAGCCAGAGCCAAAATCCTCTTCGCCCCAGTCAGAATACTCTCAATCCCAAGTCAGCTACTCTCAGCCAAATTCACCCGCATACTCTCAACCTCAAACCGAAAGCTCGAATCAGAGCACGCCTGAGCCAGATGAGGCCCAGACTCAATCTGGGCCCAAAGGTCGCTTCAAGAAACTTCACCAAACCGTCGTCAACAAGCACAAGAAAGCCTGGGAGACACTCACCGATCAATCTAACGCCATTATCAATGAACAAATTGCCTGGATTGAAAAGACACAGACCGACGTCACCAACAGTATCGTCACGGGGGCTACGACTCGGTATGCTCGGTTGGAAAAGGGTACTACTACACGATATGCACGGCTAGAAAAGGGGACTACGGATCGATACAATCGTGTTGAGCAGAGCATCAACGGTCAAATGGTTCGTGCAGGGCAGTGTGTCAACAATTATGCGCGGATCAAGGACAGTATTCCTGGGTTGAAGCAAAAGCCACAAGCTTCGACTGAAACAGAGAAGCCTAAATAG